From the Lolium rigidum isolate FL_2022 chromosome 2, APGP_CSIRO_Lrig_0.1, whole genome shotgun sequence genome, one window contains:
- the LOC124686846 gene encoding urease accessory protein D-like: MELDAVADGEPATPAAPTATGVVRVEKVRGRSAVTRCFAKYPLKIIVPSKVGSASSGAVWLYSLTYGGGIVSGDRISCTVSVGDECTAAMTTQASTKVYKAVGLKCSEQVLEATVGKDALFAVIPDPVTCFSTARYYQKQVFHVSGSSNLVLVDWFTSGRYENGEIWDFNSYKSVNHIISEENQPMFIDSVLLEQGSNCSISERMQEYNVVAMVVLLGPKLKHIQDQMQDEVKNMMSVQLRPPTSGGGRYAARPQPLHTKTRPPLIASCSPFGRTGTGMVARIVAVSTESVYTFLRHHLAALEPFLGAAPYSAS; this comes from the exons ATGGAACTGGACGCGGTCGCCGACGGAGAGCCGGCGACGCCGGCCGCGCCGACGGCGACGGGCGTGGTGCGGGTGGAGAAGGTGAGGGGCAGGTCGGCGGTCACCCGGTGCTTCGCGAAGTACCCGCTCAAGATCATCGTCCCCTCCAAG GTGGGCtccgcctcctccggcgccgtCTGGCTCTATTCCCTCACCTACGGCGGCGGCATCGTCTCC GGGGATAGGATCTCCTGCACGGTGAGCGTCGGCGACGAGTGCACCGcggcgatgacgacgcaggcctcCACCAAG GTTTACAAGGCTGTGGGGTTAAAATGTTCTGAGCAGGTTCTAGAG GCAACAGTTGGAAAGGATGCCCTCTTTGCAGTTATTCCTGATCCAGTAACCTGCTTCTCAACTGCTCGATACTACCAGAAGCAAGTGTTTCATGTTTCTGGAAGTTCAAACTTGGTCCTTGTAGATTGGTTTACAAGTGGCCGGTATGAAAATGGAGAAATATGGGACTTCAACTCCTACAAGAGCGTCAACCATATTATTTCAGAAGAAAATCAGCCTATGTTCATTGACTCG GTTCTATTGGAACAAGGTTCAAATTGCAGTATTTCTGAGCGGATGCAGGAATACAATGTTGTTGCGATGGTTGTCTTACTAGG ACCAAAGCTGAAGCACATACAGGATCAGATGCAAGACGAAGTGAAGAACATGATGTCTGTCCAGCTACGTCCTCCCACCTCTGGTGGCGGCCGCTACGCCGCAAGGCCACAGCCCCTGCACACCAAGACGAGGCCCCCACTCATCGCCTCTTGCAGTCCCTTCGGTCGCACG GGAACCGGCATGGTGGCGCGGATAGTGGCGGTGAGCACCGAGTCCGTGTACACCTTCCTGAGACATCACCTGGCGGCGCTCGAGCCGTTCCTGGGCGCCGCCCCGTATTCTGCATCCTGA